A window of Candidatus Poribacteria bacterium genomic DNA:
GCTTCGGTGTGCCCGGGAGATGCCACCTGTACCAATAATACCAACCTTGACAGTCATAATGTTCCCTCCTCATAACAAATTCTGTATAGAAATAGACGCGATTTACTAAATTTCCGGCACGCTTACCGCAACCTCTTTCCCCGCCTCGTGTGATCGGAAAATGCCATCCATAATCACATTTGTGAGGAGTACACCCTCTGGCGGTATCGGTGATGGTGCGTCCGCCTTAACTGCCTCACGGAATGCCGTCATCTGTGCTTGCCAGACATTGACCTCAGGAAACCCGGAGAACCGAATCGTCGTCATTCCCTCTGGTGGGTTCGGTTCTGCTGTCAATCCTTCCGATTTTACCAGCTTCTTGAGTTCACTTGTATAGGTATCGGCATAGACGACTGGACCATTTAAGGAGATACCCATCTCTTTACCGAGACAGAAACTGGGACCGAGCGAATCCTGATGAATCGCCCAAGAGATTTTGAATACCATCACGCCACCATCTTCAAACCGCACCCATGCGACACCAAACTCTTCGACATCCATAATCCCTCGAAATTGGGGATCTTGCTGTGAGATGTAATCCTCGGTGATAGCAGAGACACGCACCGGTTTCGGATACCCCATCGCATACAGTGAATCGTGCATGTTGTAGACACCGATGTCTACGATCGCACCGGCACCTGCTGTTTTCTTGTAGATGAACGTGCGCGCTGGATTCCCGCGGCGCCTGCATGCTGCAGATTCAGAATAATAGATGTCACCAAGCAGTCCTTCATCGATCACTTTCTTAGCGAATTGGAGTCTCGGATTAAACGTGCTGTGGATACCGATCTGCAAGATTTTGCCAGACGCTTTCGCTGCCCGCACCATCGCTGTCGCATCGGGGAGCGTCGCTGCCATCGGCTTCTCACAGAAGACATGTTTGCCAGCGTTTAGTGCCGCGACGGTGGGTCGCCTGTGTCCTTGGTTGTAGGTGCAAACACTCACCGTGTCGATTTCGTCCATCTCAAGCATCTTGTTGTAACTTGTGAAGACGTTCTTTCTGGGGACACCCCACTGGTCGGCAGCTTCGTTTGCCTTGCTTTTGATGATGTCGCACACCGCGACGATCTCGAAACCGCCGACTTGTGTGTAAGCTCGCTGATGCGCACGCGAAATACCACCCGTACCCACAATACCGACTCGAATCGTCATACTGTTATCTCCTCATGCGTAGAATAGAATTGCCATAAAAGTTTAGACGAAATCGGTTTGCAATGCAAGGGAAAAATGTGATATACTTCAAGGTACATATTCTATATGGTTATAGAAAGGAGGACCCCATGAGTGTTAATGGAGACAAGAGGCGACTCTCACAAGCGCAGAACCTGCAGAATGTGCAGAGCACCCAGAAGTTTAACGAGATGCTCACTGTATATCAAGAATATGAGGAGGAATATAGCAAACGTTACATTTATTGTGCGCTGATACCATCTGATCACATTGAAGAAGCCCTGTCTGATTCAACGTGGGATTTGGAATTTTCACAGGGCATGCCCAGTGGTATGGTTTCCTATAAAGGCACTAAAGAAGAACACAAATATCTCCGTTATGGTGTTGACAATGGGGTTGAACCCCTAATCATTGGCAGAAATTTTCATAGATTGCGCGATGACTACAGGGAGATATCCGAAGAATTCCGCCTTTTCCATAATCTCCATCACGAAAGAACAACGGATCCATACATCAAAATTGATGAAGATGGAAATGAGGAAGTTGTTGCAGTTGTTGAACCGAACCATGTCCGGATCCGACTCAAAGAAATTCGCCAATTTTTGGCGATCAAGGAGATGCATCTCGCCATTCAATTCATTTTTAATGAAACCTCAACGCAGTCGTTGGAAAGACTCGGGTTCACAGCAGGTGAGGAAGATAGACGAGATGGGATGATACGTTGGATGCAACGCTATGGGGATCTTGATGGCATTGGTAATTGTGGAGCGTTTAGTCGGTTAGTCGGAAAACGGCTCGTTGAACCGCTGCCAAAAACCAAGAGTGGTTTCTGGCCTTTTACCGAAGTATCTGAACAGGAATATGCCTCATTTATTATTGATGTCGATGAGAACGGGAATGAAATTAGTTACACGTCCAATCCAGATGAACTAAAAACGCCGGCGGATCCGGGGAATATTCGCGGTGTGGATGAGGAGGCACCGAGTTATCTAACACCCGTTCACTTCCGTAAGAAAGTCTTAGACAAATACTACCACGAGCCAAGTAAATACTCTGTAGAGGATTCTATCCTTCGCTGCGGTAGTTTATGGAGCGTGTATATTGATAATCATCACGATGATATAGTTTGTGCGTGGTTAGGCGATCTCGGACGCGACTTGCCGTCCAGCGAACAGGGACACTGGCACCTACACAATATTCCACCAATAGGTGGTGTAAGCAAAACATATTTCGCTCGTCAGATTGAAGCACAATTTGCAAATTCAGGCAGACCAGAACATATATTTAAACAACGTTACGACGATTTGCAAAAAGTGAGTCAAGCACAGTTGGGTTTGCAGTGGTTGTTGCCACTGCAAACTGCCGATGCTCATCACCGACAATCCTTGAGGATTCCTGCTACTGACGAACAACGGGATTTTGATAGCATGGTGTTAAGCCTTACTAAGATGCTAATTGACTCTCTGAATGAAAAATCGCTGAGAAAATTGATCTCTTGTGAGAAACAGGAAGAGTTTAAAGATAA
This region includes:
- a CDS encoding Gfo/Idh/MocA family oxidoreductase — its product is MTIRVGIVGTGGISRAHQRAYTQVGGFEIVAVCDIIKSKANEAADQWGVPRKNVFTSYNKMLEMDEIDTVSVCTYNQGHRRPTVAALNAGKHVFCEKPMAATLPDATAMVRAAKASGKILQIGIHSTFNPRLQFAKKVIDEGLLGDIYYSESAACRRRGNPARTFIYKKTAGAGAIVDIGVYNMHDSLYAMGYPKPVRVSAITEDYISQQDPQFRGIMDVEEFGVAWVRFEDGGVMVFKISWAIHQDSLGPSFCLGKEMGISLNGPVVYADTYTSELKKLVKSEGLTAEPNPPEGMTTIRFSGFPEVNVWQAQMTAFREAVKADAPSPIPPEGVLLTNVIMDGIFRSHEAGKEVAVSVPEI